The Bacteroidota bacterium genome contains the following window.
TCGGAAGCTCCAGCTTCATCAGGGCGTCGACGGTTTTGGACGAGGTCGAGAGGATGTCGATCAGCCGCTTGTGCGAACGGTGCTCGAACTGGTCGCGCGCCTTCTTGTCGACGTGCGGGCTGCTGAGGACCGTGTAGATCTCGGTCTTGGGCGGCAGCGGGATCGGACCGCTGAC
Protein-coding sequences here:
- the rpsJ gene encoding 30S ribosomal protein S10, whose product is MASQKIRIKLKSYDHNLVDKSAEKIIRTVKQTGAVVSGPIPLPPKTEIYTVLSSPHVDKKARDQFEHRSHKRLIDILSTSSKTVDALMKLELPSGVDVEIKV